In a single window of the Anabas testudineus chromosome 17, fAnaTes1.2, whole genome shotgun sequence genome:
- the LOC113171771 gene encoding tetratricopeptide repeat protein 39C-like codes for MADPPEPAPGSVEEEDTDRINDAELALKGINMLLNNGFKESDELFRAYRNHSPLMSFGASFVSFLNAVMTFEEEKMQVAFEDLKATEKLCESENTGVIETIKNKIKRNVDSQRSGLAAVDRLQRQIIIADCQVYLAVLSFIKQELSGYIKGGWILRKAWKMYNKCYSDITQLQEGCRRRASEQQAMPSPSLSTSSDPSDRSRSSTPKLRPSQRLDRINPEALDRLKGSVSFGYGLFHLCISMVPPNLLKIVNLLGFPGDRLQGLSALAYASESKDMKAPLATLALLWYHTVVQPFFALDGTDTQAGLTEAKSILQQREAIYPNSSLFMFFKGRVQRLECQISSALTSFNDALHLASDQREIQHVCLYEIGWCSMIELNYRDAYRAFERLKSESRWSQCYYAYLTGVCQGATGDLDGAIAVFKDVQKLFKRKNNQIELFSMTRSEKLRSPSLSKELCILSVIEILYLWKALPNCSTTKLQTMTQVLQTIDDASCAGLKNLLLGAINKCLHNTKDAIQYFQLAVRDEVGRLTNSYVQPYSCYELGCVLLNTPESASRGRMLMLQAKEDYAGYDFENRLHVRIHSAIASMAPAAQP; via the exons ATGGCGGACCCGCCGGAACCAGCGCCGGGGAgcgtggaggaggaggacacgGACCGCATCAACGACGCAGAGCTGGCTCTCAAAGGGATCAACATGCTCCTCAACAACGGATTCAAGGAGAGCGACGAGCTGTTCAGGGcgtacag gAACCACAGTCCTTTGATGAGTTTCGGAGCCAGTTTTGTGAGTTTTCTG AATGCCGTGATGACGTttgaagaggagaaaatgcaGGTGGCCTTTGAGGACCTCAAAGCTACAGAGAAGCTGTGTGAGAGTGAAAACACTGGAGTCATTGAAACCattaaaaacaagataaaacGCAAT GTGGACTCTCAGAGGTCGGGGTTGGCTGCAGTGGACCGACTCCAGAGGCAGATCATCATTGCAGACTGCCAGGTTTACCTTGCAGTGCTATCTTTCATCAAACAAGAGCTGTCAG GATACATCAAAGGAGGCTGGATCCTCCGTAAAGCCTGGAAGATGTACAACAAATGTTACAGCGACATCACACAACTACAGGAAGGCTGCCGAAGAAGAGCCTCAGAACAACAAGCGATGCCGTCTCCATCTCTGTCAACCTCCTCTGACCCGTCGGACCGCAGCCGCTCATCTACTCCCAAGTTGCGTCCATCTCAGAGGCTTGACAGGATCAACCCAGAGGCTCTGGATCGTCTAAAGGGTTCAGTCAGCTTTGGTTACGGCCTCTTCCACCTCTGTATCTCGATGGTGCCACCAAACCTACTGAAGATTGTCAACCTGCTGGGCTTCCCTGGCGACCGTCTTCAAGGCCTGTCAGCGCTCGCGTACGCCAGTGAAAGTAAGGACATGAAGGCGCCGTTAGCTAC CTTGGCCCTCTTGTGGTACCACACGGTAGTGCAGCCCTTTTTTGCTCTGGATGGCACAGATACACAGGCTGGCCTAACAGAAGCCAAATCCATTCTCCAACAAAGGGAGGCTATCTATCCAAACTCCTCCCTCTTCATGTTTTTCAAAGGCAGAGTCCAACGCCTTGAG TGCCAGATCAGTAGTGCCTTGACGTCCTTCAATGATGCCTTACATCTGGCCTCTGACCAGAGGGAGAttcagcatgtgtgtttatatgaaaTAG GTTGGTGCAGCATGATCGAACTGAACTACAGAGACGCCTACAGAGCCTTTGAGCGACTGAAGTCTGAGTCTCGCTGGTCCCAGTGCTACTACGCCTATTTAACTGGAG TTTGCCAGGGAGCCACAGGGGATCTAGATGGAGCTATTGCTGTTTTCAAGGATGTTCAAAAACTTTTCAAACGCAAGAATAATCAGATAGAGTTGTTCTCCATGACGAGG TCGGAGAAGCTAAGAAGCCCCAGTCTGTCCAAAGAACTCTGCATCCTGTCTGTGATTGAGATACTTTATCTGTGGAAAGCTCTACCAAACTGTTCCACCACCAAGCTGCAGACAATGACACAAG tcCTGCAGACGATTGATGATGCCTCGTGTGCAGGCTTGAAAAACCTGCTTCTTGGTGccataaataaatgtcttcatAATACCAAAGATGCCATTCAG tatttCCAACTAGCTGTGAGGGATGAGGTTGGTCGTCTGACCAACTCTTACGTGCAGCCCTACTCCTGCTATGAACTGGGCTGTGTGCTGCTGAACACCCCAGAG TCTGCTAGCAGGGGGCGAATGCTAATGCTTCAGGCtaag GAGGACTATGCTGGCTATGACTTTGAGAATAGGCTCCATGTTCGCATTCATTCAGCGATCGCCTCTATGGCGCCTGCAGCCCAGCCGTGA
- the LOC113171772 gene encoding oxysterol-binding protein-related protein 1-like isoform X1: MSGEGNHGNQSAQCNGVKKHRTSLPTPMFSRNDVSIWSILKKCIGMELSKIAMPVIFNEPLSFLQRLTEYMEHTYLIHQANAATDSVERMKCVAAFAVSAVASQWERTGKPFNPLLGETFELIRDDLGFRWVSEQVSHHPPVSAFHAEGLKDDFVFHGSIYPKLKFWGKSIEAEPRGIITLELPKYNEAYTWTNPTCCVHNIIVGQLWIEQYGNVEVINHKTGERCSMTFKPCGLFGKELHKVEGYILDKSKKKLCAVYGKWTECLYTVDPATFDAHKKSDKKNSDEKKGSKQSSVDEEPEETPPPDAETVQVIPGSELIWKITPRPDNSAKFYAFSTFAMQLNELDKSMEGVIPPTDSRLRPDIRAMENGDIDSASAEKKRLEEKQRMARKNRTKSTEEWKTRWFQQGPNPHNKAQDWIYLKGYWDRNYPQLPDIY; encoded by the exons ATGTCAGGGGAGGGTAACCATGGCAACCAATCGGCCCAGTGCAACGGAGTCAAGAAGCACAG AACATCTTTGCCAACTCCCATGTTCTCCAGGAACGATGTCAGCATCTGGAGTATCCTGAAAAAATGCATTGGCATG GAGCTGTCAAAGATTGCCATGCCTGTGATATTTAATGAGCCCCTGAGCTTCCTCCAGCGACTAACAGAATATATGGAGCACACCTACCTCATCCACCAGGCCAATGCCGCAACAGACTCCGTTGAGAGGATGAAG TGTGTTGCAGCATTTGCTGTGTCAGCTGTAGCATCACAATGGGAGAGGACCGGGAAGCCTTTCAACCCTCTACTGGGGGAAACCTTTGAGCTCATCAG AGACGATTTGGGCTTTAGGTGGGTGTCAGAACAAGTAAGCCATCACCCTCCAGTTAGTGCCTTTCATGCCGAGGGCCTCAAggatgattttgttttccaCGGCTCCATCTACCCCAAACTCAAGTTTTGGGGAAAGAGTATAGAAGCAGAGCCCAGGGGAATCATCACACTGGAGCTCCCAAA ATACAACGAAGCCTACACCTGGACAAACCCCACCTGTTGCGTCCACAATATCATTGTTGGTCAGCTTTGGATCGAGCAGTACGGCAATGTGGAAGTGATCAATCACAA GACCGGAGAGAGATGCTCCATGACGTTCAAGCCCTGCGGCCTCTTTGGAAAAGAGCTCCATAAAGTGGAAGGATACATCCTAGATAAAAG CAAAAAGAAACTCTGTGCAGTATATGGCAAATGGACCGAATGCCTGTACACAGTAGACCCTGCTACCTTTGATGCTCACAAAAAGTCTGACAAAAAGAATTCAGACGAAAAAAAGGGCAGTAAACAG AGCAGTGTAGACGAGGAGCCAGAAGAGACGCCTCCGCCTGATGCAGAGACTGTGCAAGTGATCCCAGGCAGCGAACTCATCTGGAAGATAACGCCTCGACCGGACAACTCAGCCAAG TTCTATGCATTCTCCACATTTGCCATGCAGCTGAATGAGCTGGACAAAAGCATGGAGGGAGTCATTCCTCCCACAGACAGTCGCCTCAGACCTGACATTAGAGCCATGGAGAATGGAGACATAG ATTCAGCAagtgcagagaagaagaggcttgaggaaaaacagagaatgGCTCGGAAGAATCGCACCAAGTCAACCGAAGAATGGAAAACGAG GTGGTTTCAGCAAGGACCCAACCCTCACAACAAAGCTCAGGACTGGATCTACTTGAAAGGCTACTGGGACAGAAACTACCCTCAGCTGCCTGACATCTACTAA